In Kryptolebias marmoratus isolate JLee-2015 linkage group LG22, ASM164957v2, whole genome shotgun sequence, a single window of DNA contains:
- the pgbd5 gene encoding piggyBac transposable element-derived protein 5, which produces MAECGRKALSLLEAARSRYESLQISDDVFGESGDDSSDNPFYSTSGDSDSDNYIAEAAEEEHQQQQHHHHHQKRSDKDCGHGGGTGGSSGAGPPGSLSRSQAEEEGWTETLQDVTVPPYKETYGPTQKMLDTATALDFFQLFVPDNCIQNMVTQTNMYAKKFQERFGSEEGWCPVTAQEMKAFLGFVISTSVHRCESVLSIWSSGFFSNQSIALKMSQSRFEKILKYFHIVAFRPSQGSNQGLYKIQPFLDSLQQSFSCTFRPSQTQVLHEPLIDEDPVFITTCTERELRKRKKRKFSLWVRQCSSTGFICQVSVHLKEGTDGLAALKNKPQLHSLVAKQLCQNISGKNTIIFTGPSITSLGLFSEFSKQDIFCCGLLSTRKSDCTGLPQSMLVCSSTPAQRGQSRVMMKGSMSLISWYNKGHFRFLTNAYSPTKQGIIIKRKSGEIPCPLAVEAFAAHLSYICKYDDKYSKYFIFHKPNKTWQQVFWLSISIAINNAYILYKMSDVYTVKRYSRAQFGERLVRELLDLDDCSPTQ; this is translated from the exons ATGGCGGAGTGCGGGCGGAAGGCGCTGTCTCTCCTGGAAGCGGCCCGCTCCCGGTATGAGAGCCTGCAGATATCCGACGACGTGTTCGGTGAGTCCGGCGACGACAGCAGCGACAACCCCTTCTACAGCACCTCGGGGGACTCCGACTCCGACAACTACATAGCCGAGGCGGCCGAGGAggagcaccagcagcagcagcaccaccaccaccaccagaaGCGGAGCGACAAGGACTGCGGGCACGGCGGGGGCACCGGCGGGAGCAGCGGAGCGGGTCCCCCGGGCTCTCTGTCGCGGAGCCaggcggaggaggagggctgGACGGAGACGCTGCAGGATGTCACTGTGCCGCCGTACAAAGAGACATACG GCCCCACTCAGAAGATGCTAGACACAGCCACTGCCCTGGACTTCTTCCAGCTCTTTGTTCCGGACAACTGCATCCAAAACATGGTCACCCAGACAAACATGTACGCCAAGAAGTTTCAGGAGCGATTCGGCTCCGAGGAAGGCTGGTGTCCCGTCACAGCGCAGGAGATGAAGGCCTTCCTGGGCTTCGTCATCTCCACCAGCGTGCACCGCTGCGAGTCGGTGCTCAGCATCTGGAGCTCGGGCTTCTTCAGCAACCAGAGCATCGCCCTGAAGATGAGCCAGTCCCGCTTCGAGAAGATCCTCAAGTACTTTCACATCGTGGCGTTCCGCCCGTCCCAGGGAAGCAACCAGGGCCTGTACAAGATCCAGCCTTTCCTGGACTCGCTCCAGCAGTCGTTCAGCTGCACCTTCAGACCATCGCAGACACAG GTCCTTCATGAGCCATTGATAGACGAGGACCCCGTGTTTATCACCACCTGTACAGAaagagagctgaggaagaggaagaagaggaagttCAGCCTCTGGGTTCGACAGTGCTCCTCCACTGGATTCATCTGTCAG GTCTCTGTCCATCTGAAGGAGGGCACAGACGGTCTGGCCGCCTTGAAGAACAAGCCTCAGCTCCACAGCCTCGTGGCCAAGCAGCTTTGTCAGAACATCTCCGGCAAGAACACCATCATCTTCACCGGACCGTCCATCACGAGCCTCGGCCTCTTCTCTGAATTCAGCAAACAAG ACATCTTCTGCTGTGGTTTGCTGAGCACCCGCAAGAGCGACTGCACGGGCTTGCCACAGAGCATGCTGGTCTGCAGCTCCACGCCGGCGCAGCGGGGCCAGTCCCGCGTGATGATGAAAGGCAGCATGTCCCTGATCAGCTGGTACAACAAGGGACACTTCAGGTTCCTCACCAACGCTTACTCCCCAACAAAACAAG GTATAATCATTAAGAGGAAAAGTGGAGAAATCCCGTGTCCCTTGGCTGTTGAGGCGTTTGCCGCACACCTCAGCTACATCTGCAAATACGACGACAAGTACAGCAA GTATTTCATCTTCCATAAGCCCAACAAGACCTGGCAGCAGGTGTTCTGGTTGAGCATCAGCATCGCCATCAACAACGCGTACATCCTCTACAAGATGTCCGACGTCTACACGGTGAAGCGCTACAGCCGAGCGCAGTTCGGAGAGAGACTGGTCCGAGAGCTGCTGGATCTAGACGACTGCTCCCCCACACAGTGa